From the Manihot esculenta cultivar AM560-2 chromosome 14, M.esculenta_v8, whole genome shotgun sequence genome, the window CTTTTTTTCCAAGAAACTTATTATATGAGTCTCCCATTTTagcaaaattaaatatttggtcttgtaattatgaaaaatacatTATATTAATCTCCTCATTTTATTCCATCTACATTTTAGTCCCTccactaaatttttttttctttttaaattatagaaaaatgttcaaactttatattttaattgttcatACTTTGATATCAGGATTACTTTGagatataaatttaatactaaGTATAAGGATTTGAATAATCTTTCttcttgaattaattttaaaaatataaatactaattaatgaatttatctaTAAAAGGGctaaatattaaacttttagAAAATAGGAatgcataataataaaattccaATAAAAAAAGGTTGGTGTTTTTATTATATATGGTCAACAAACTTCAATGACCACTAAAAAAGTCAACTTAAATATTGGATGTGACTATAAGAAATTATACCAAGAAGACTTGTTAGCAAAAAGGAAATAAGAAGAGCCCATGATTGTGGACCTTGGGGAGAAGGAGGGATTGCAATCCTTAATTTTTATAGGGTAATGCTCAAAGCCAATGAAAACAAATAACCACTAAAATCTAAGGTCAAGAAAGTGCACCAAATGGAGAAAACCAAAGGTGGGATTGCTGTGTTTGTACTGAGCAAAGAAGACATAGCCAACTTTTTTTGTGGCTCAAATGTTGAATTGCTAAATCATTATacctttttaagtttttttcatTTGAGCAATGATTGTTGGTTATCATCTCCTTTATGGGTATTTTTGGAATTAAAATCCCATTTAGGAAATCTATGGTAGGccatgaaaaaattttatttgttagaATGGAAAAACTTGGTTAGAGCACACCTCCATTTGTTTGTTGGGTGAAAAAtacttttcaaattttataatgattgaaaattttaaaaaaaaaattttactattatattttaggtttatgtaataatatattaatagccACTACAAAATTGtgaaaatcacttaattttttaaaattttatgagtttttaatatatgatcaaattaatattatttatttatttttttaacattgtAATTATATAACAAAAAGAAATACTTATTTTCTAGAAAtttttggaaaatatttttgatatagAAGTTGGAGTTCCAATTGGAATGAGTTGTACCAAATGAGACTAtttttctttcaactcctttcaTATCAATCAGGGAAAGCATTTTGTCAGCCAGATAATCATTTTTATTCagacaagttttaaaaaatttaatccatTCTACCTCaaaaaactaaatatttataataatttatatttatattattccacgtttaaaattttaagtaataaagtaaaatctttttaatttatcacaattatagccctgagaaataaattaaatttatataaattaatgataaattataatatagcctttaaaattttatttgaataataaaatagtctttaaaaacatatttttattacaataatgttttttttattaatctcattatttactctttatttctatttttatataatacagtagatattaataaaaatttaaaatataaaaaattaaaactttatttaaaacatataatattttgttttatttagaatattattaatagGATGTAaagtttttcaaatataaaaagtatatacataatttataatattgagtATAAATATTTAGTGAAATACttgaatatatattatttatatatgatgttgtataaaatagaaatttatttgtaataaatatttatttaatataatatatttaatattatatatggtaaatataaaatatatttaatttcaatataaaatttaagttaaagaattatatgttttattagtaatataaaactttaaggaTTATATcgtaatttatcattaattttttcaaattcaatttagtCATTTTAACTAGGATTATGGCAAATTAAAAAGGttcgattttattatttaagatttaaaatGTTAACTATAAATGTGAATCATTgtaaatgtttatattttaattataggcGCAATACATCATTTCCCtcctaaatttaataaaaaaaaatcagttggcatctttatatttttcttgtaaatatttaatactttacctttattaaaatctaatatttaaatACCTAAAATTTTAGTCGGTATGCActctgaaaaaataaaaatatatcgaCGATAATTACTAActataaatagataaatttgaTCGGTAAACCATTTTACCAATCAATCGCCGACTAATTTTTAATTGTAGAGTATTTAAATTATAGGTAAactttattgataaaatatttgGTTGATAATATTACAAACCAAATATTGATCTGTAATTTCGTCGGTGGTCATTCGATTAAGATCATTTCGCAGCTGATTCACCAACCAACAGTGGGTCGATAATTATCAACTTTAATATTGATCGGTAATTACCGATGATGTTGTATCagtaattaactaattataagATAATCAATCATTACCGACCATAATATGATGATAAGTCAATCGGTgttgatttaaaatttattgatgattgtaatatttataatttataaaataaaatttataaaagctTATAATGAACTGTATAAGAATAATAATCACTACAAAAATTTAACGGATTAGTAATGAAAATTTCTGttactaattattaaaaatccgttactaaaacaATTTTGTAACGAAAATTTTCCGTTACAGCAAACCTCGTTGCTAAtgcattagtaacggattttctaATCCTTTGCTAAtgcattagtaacggattttctaATCCTTTGCTAAtgcattagtaacggattttctaatctgttactaatttagtaacggatttgtaacggaaaatccgttactaaatattGTTTCCTTTTCGTtgattttagtaacggatttttctgttacaaaaatccgttactaattgtGAAAAGGTAATAACAgatttttccgttactaatccgttactatttttaaCAGATCAGTAACaacttaatccgttactaattcgttactatttataaaattacaataaaatattacaaattATATAATCTAATCAGACAATTTAACATGTAAATACACTCACCTATTACAActcatctcaataacaaaatgtAAAAACCAAATGTCATAGCTATCATGAATGCACTCAAAtccaatatcatatattatgtaaatcaaatcaaacatatATCCAAGTATCAAGTTGtgcaattttaaactaaaaaaattaacaaattatttattatcctaGTACATATGTGtaatgaaaaaagaaactatAAATGTGTAGTATTTTCGTCCTCGTCCTCATCATTAGCTTCATCTGCTTGATTAGGAGGCTGTGCAGAAGTTCCCTCACCATGAGCTAAAGGCTGGATGCCTTGCCTTTGACTCACAAGCTACATAAGTAAATCCGTCACCTGTGACAGCTCAGAGGTAATCCGCACATTTTGCTCAAGCAAtacttgttcattatcctcacgCTCCTGTACCTTGCGTTTGAGATCAGCCACTTCATCTTGAAGATCCTTATTTTGCTGAGCTGATGTGAAGGATGTACTAGCAGAAGTCTTGTTTGGGAAGAAAACTGAAGTCTGTGATCCAAGACCATACacccttctttttttctctccaccTACTGCCTCAAAGTATAATTGAGCCTCATCAATGCGGGATGCCTGACTACTGTCATTATCTGTCTGTGATGCTTGCTCTTTCAAAGTCAGAAAGCGGTCCTTCAAAAAAAGATACCATGTGATATAACAGTATGAAAAACAAATCAAATActttactataaatttatttaatttctcacatGAATGGTCTTTGAGCGTGCATCAACAAACTCTGAGGTACCCTTCTTTTTATGAGTAGCCTCAAATAACTCATGAGGTAAAGGATCTCTGCCTAGTCTTTCGCGCtacaagtaaaatataaatagtaataacatgcttcaatataaattcacaacaaattttataaaatttaaagcatttgaaaaaatttaagtgaAAATGAATAGTACATACCATCTGTTGTTGATGCCTATACTGAgatatggatcctccacaatgtCTTGATGGGCCAGCGCCTTGCCTACCTGTTTCACTCTTTCTGTTGTTAGAGAATTTTTTGCATTTCTCTTTATACTCAGTTGCTCCCCAAGCGGATTGCCATGCATCCATTACTCCTTCTGTCAGTGATAGCCTCTTCTCCTTCCCATTCCTTACGCTACACATAAGGCTACGATACCGCTCGACAACTTTTTTCCTCCAAGCTATCTTCATAAGCTGCTCTATTGCCTCCTCCCATAAGAAGTGTTTCTGTAATTACTCATATTTAGTGACAAATAATGCACAGTAAAAATAATCACATGTACTGTAAAATTTGTATTACCTTAAATTCTTGCCAATAGAATTCTTTAACCTCTTCTGGTACATTTTTCCAACAAAAGCCATCTGCTACTAACTTTTCCTTGAAGATCAATGTAATCCGCCTAGCAATCGGATCAGAAGGTTGCATGCTGTAGAagaataattgaaaaaataattatattgaaataaGCATAGAAATTAAAtgcatatttaaaaatacttataaattttactcACATTGAGTTTACTAAGGAAATATATGGTCTGTATCCTGTGGGTCCGCAACTACCAGAAGCAGATGCAGATGCAGCCATCGGTGGAATAGGTGGCAAACCTATGGGAGCTGAGGCAGTACCAAATGTGTGCACTGAAGCAGGAGTGGATGATGCAGCACCCTGTGTGGATCTCTCACCCTGGTCTGGTCTAGGAATCAAAGCAGTGTGTTGTACCAAATCTTGATTGATATTTTCTGATTCATTTATGTGGACACTACCCCTGCCATGGTCTCCTCAACCCCGTGATGAAGATCCACGTCCTCGTCCTCTCATCCTGTATAAATTTACATTAAACAAATCACATatagttaatatatttaata encodes:
- the LOC110600564 gene encoding uncharacterized protein LOC110600564, which codes for MAASASASGSCGPTGYRPYISLVNSIMQPSDPIARRITLIFKEKLVADGFCWKNVPEEVKEFYWQEFKKHFLWEEAIEQLMKIAWRKKVVERYRSLMCSVRNGKEKRLSLTEGVMDAWQSAWGATEYKEKCKKFSNNRKSETGRQGAGPSRHCGGSISQYRHQQQMRERLGRDPLPHELFEATHKKKGTSEFVDARSKTIHDRFLTLKEQASQTDNDSSQASRIDEAQLYFEAVGGEKKRRVYGLGSQTSVFFPNKTSASTSFTSAQQNKDLQDEVADLKRKVQEREDNEQVLLEQNVRITSELSQVTDLLM